From the Trifolium pratense cultivar HEN17-A07 linkage group LG4, ARS_RC_1.1, whole genome shotgun sequence genome, the window aaatttttaaaagacaTCAATATccctataatataatatttcctTAGGTGTGAATTTTAAAAACAACATATGGATAGATACTATTGTCATTTTCACGTAAGCTTTTGTCTTTGTTCCATTTTCTCTCCACTTTTGGACGGAAAGAATAAATGTGTGGGTCCCAAATGTTTCCCTCCCCTTCATGTGCCAAACAATAGAAGGATGTTGGAAACTGAGCTTTCCTTCCTTCATGAATCTTTCCTTCCAAAATCATTGGAAACAAACAGACGCTATAAAAAGgaactttaaattattttaataaataacattatcaaaattacaaaaataaaataaaaaccatatTCATTCATAAATCATTGCAAAAAGAGTTGCAATATTGTTTTATACAATTACTTTCCACAGTAACATGGAGGTCCTCCAAACTGAAGAGAATATCCAAATTGTCCTCCTTTATCTCCATAGTAGCGAACATTATAGCAATTAGGGCAATCGTTTAATGTGGCTGCTAAACTTGTTGCGGGTCCAATAAATTTTCTGGATACGGTTTGATATGCAACGTTCCTAAAATAACAAGCGTAACCAAAATCACCATTTGGGAGACCTCCTGTTCCCATCGCAGGACTATCAGTACCCGAAGGAGTTACTGTAAGCCCACCCCATCCCACTTCATCAGCTTCTTTCAAGTTAGAGAACAAGTGTGCTGGAAAATATCCAATTGTCTTAAATGCCACAGATAACCACCAATTTTTGCTTGCTGGATCCTGGATATATaccataaaattttgtaaatatattatttaaatccttgattttgtaaaataatcTGACAATTTCTATTATACTTTACTTCTTGTTTAAGTAATTTgttcattaataaaatttagccgattaaaaaaaataatctatatattttcaattaaaattttaagtaaaaattaaCCTGAACAAGAGAAATTGGCAACTCAGTCATAGTGCCACGATAGACTGATGTATGTGGTATGCGTGAACCAACAAAATATATTTGGGCGGTCTGAACGAAACCGCTGCACAATATATTATAGCATCCATTTGCATTACCTGACTGTGATATTTAAGTATCATGTTAGATTTTAAAGTAATAAAACAATGTTTTTCAATAACATCAAAATTTAAAGAATGAAAATTGTGTTTTTCAAATAATagcaaatttttaaaaaaattttaaacattgaaaaaattagttattttagTAAGAACAAATCTTGCCAAGATACGAAGTATTTCTTATGTTGTAATACaagtaaagataaaaaaattaaaaaattacttaccTTCCAATATGTGTATAAATGTGTATAATTATCATTATATAATTGTGGAAATACCTAACATCATGTATCAGATATATTAGTTAGTTTTTTCTATtacatcaaatttatttaaattataaagcCATAAAATGAATgcttttaagaataaaaaatattgatataataatAGGGATAAATTAAATCCTAAATTAAAACTCACATGCCATCCAACTACAATTTTATTAGTACCATCTCCATTTCCATTTTGGACATATAAATGCCCTGCACTTTCTTGACCCTTAACAACACTTGGATGCCAAACACTAGTAGTTCCATTTACTCCATAGTAAGGACCACCGGAAGGTCGAAGAAATACATGAGCAGTCTACATGTTCAATACAATCcaatatatattaatgaaatatattgaaccattatatattgttttgaacaaacaaaaatgaaatatattaacaccAAAATGAAGTCCTTCCTGACACAAATTCAGTTGTATATATGAGCAAACTTACACTAGTGCGAAAGCTATTTTGAGTTAGTTTACGATCATTGAATTTGTCTTGAATGAGATCATTTTTAGTGACTCTTCGAATAGGAACAGTTCCTTTTGGACAACTAACTTTCTGGAGCCCATAAAGGGATTTGGTTGGCGAAATCTTCATACTTGTTtgactattttttctttcaaaacttgGTTTTATCTACCACAGATAAAATGAATATTGAAAGTAAGAGTATATAtaggtaaaaaataaaacaaaaaatatataattaaccATGGTAAAATATTTTACCTGCAATTTATGATTTTGTAACAAGGGATGATCAAAAGCCGGCTGTTTATAGATATCAACACAATCAACTATGTACCCTGCCTCGACCTATAGGAACAACCAAAatgaatcaaaacaaaattttattaaacatgAAGATCAAATTAAACTACCAATAAtaaaaatgtgtttatatacATGAATACTCTTGATAGGAGACTTGTTAATGAGACTTAATTGTCTCTCCAACTCTAAATCATCTTTCGACATGCGTTGCAAACTATCAACTGTGTAAACAGTAGTGCTAGTCgccaaataaaaaacaaagaacaaCATATTCATCATTTTTACAATTCTCTTGTTTTGATGATGAATCATAGTTGAATATattgcctatatatatatataccctaGGATATATGAATCAttaatataaattgattatatttttgaatgaatttaatACATTTTTGACGGAATTTAATCCATTAGTTTTAATTCTATATATGCAGTCAAGGAGAGACGGAGGCATGAATCAAACTTATGGAGatcaaatttataaatttaatatgaataattTAATATGAAGATTTCGCCAACCAAATCCCTTTATGGGCTCCAGAAAGTTAGTTGTCCAAAAGGAACTGTTCCTATTCGAAGAGTCACTAAAAATGATCTCATTCAAGAcaaatatttattcaatgaTCGTAAACTAACTCAAAATAGCTTTCGCACTAGTGTAAGTTTGCTCATATATACAACTGATTTTGTGTCAGGAACGACTTCATTTTGgtgttaatatatatttcatttttgtttgttcaaaaaaatatataatggttcaatatttcattaatatatatgtgattgTATTGAACATGTAGACTGCTCATGTATTACTTTCACCTTCCGGTGGTCCTTACGGTGGTCCTTACTATGGAGTAAATGGAACTACTAGTGTTTGGCATCCAAGTGTTGTTAAGGGTCAAGAAAGTGCAGGGCATTTATATGTCCAAAATGGAAATGGAGATGGTACTAATAAAATTGTAGCTGGATGGCATGTGAGTTTTAATTTAAGATTTAATTTATCCCTattattatatcaatattttttattcttaaaagcATTCATTTTATGgctttataatttaaataaatttgatgtaATAGAAAAAACTAACTAATATATCTGATACATGATGTTAGGTATTTCCACAATTATATAATGATAATTATACACATCTATACACATATTGGAAggtaagtaatttttttattttttttatctttacttGTATTACAACATAAGAAATACTTCGTATCTTGGCAAGATTTGTTCTTACTAAAGTAACTAATTTTTtcaatgtttaaaaaatttttaaaaatttgctATTATTTGAAAAACACAATTTTCATTCTTTAAATTTTGATGTTATTGAAAAACATTGTTTTATTACTTTAAAATCTAACATGATACTTAAATATCACAGTCAGGTAATGCAAATGGATGCTACAATATATTGTGCAGCGGTTTCGTTCAGACCGCCCAAATATATTCCGTTGGTTCACGCATATCTCGTACATCAATCTATCGTGGCACTATGACTGAGTTGCCAATTTCTCTTGTTCAGGTTAATTTTTACttgaaattttaattgaaaatatatagattattttttttaatcggctaaattttattaataaacaa encodes:
- the LOC123920581 gene encoding uncharacterized protein LOC123920581, with product MKISPTKSLYGLQKVSCPKGTVPIRRVTKNDLIQDKYLFNDRKLTQNSFRTSTAHVLLSPSGGPYGGPYYGVNGTTSVWHPSVVKGQESAGHLYVQNGNGDGTNKIVAGWHVFPQLYNDNYTHLYTYWKSGNANGCYNILCSGFVQTAQIYSVGSRISRTSIYRGTMTELPISLVQDPASKNWWLSVAFKTIGYFPAHLFSNLKEADEVGWGGVTVTPSGTDSPAMGTGGLPNGDFGYACYFRNVAYQTVSRKFIGPATRLAATLNDCPNCYNVRYYGDKGGQFGYSLQFGGPPCYCGK
- the LOC123920580 gene encoding uncharacterized protein LOC123920580; the protein is MIHHQNKRIVKMMNMLFFVFYLATSTTVYTVDSLQRMSKDDLELERQLSLINKSPIKSIHVEAGYIVDCVDIYKQPAFDHPLLQNHKLQIKPSFERKNSQTSMKISPTKSLYGLQKVSCPKGTVPIRRVTKNDLIQDKFNDRKLTQNSFRTSTAHVFLRPSGGPYYGVNGTTSVWHPSVVKGQESAGHLYVQNGNGDGTNKIVVGWHVFPQLYNDNYTHLYTYWKSGNANGCYNILCSGFVQTAQIYFVGSRIPHTSVYRGTMTELPISLVQDPASKNWWLSVAFKTIGYFPAHLFSNLKEADEVGWGGLTVTPSGTDSPAMGTGGLPNGDFGYACYFRNVAYQTVSRKFIGPATSLAATLNDCPNCYNVRYYGDKGGQFGYSLQFGGPPCYCGK